One stretch of Leptospira mtsangambouensis DNA includes these proteins:
- a CDS encoding chitobiase/beta-hexosaminidase C-terminal domain-containing protein, with protein MRIEKQTFLLAFLILFTHNCVLFLPNGGGEAGFNPFTFLLGLVGGNPASSQNLTPGATIDLSGDGKTDGTFVDSDGDGVSDGINLTGGTTPNLILIDTNGDGIPDAVDSNGDGLPDYYISPNPPGFLTTGPGGTGNPVVVIVDANGNPLGFDTDGDGTPNDTAIVTILGDTTPPTITSSLLTGTFSTTQTTTLTCSDNKAPGSIVYTLDASTPSFSPKHGTIIAKSSKAVSLSTEGSHTLQAICRDLAGNLSAPINIVYTIDTKIPALTIVSQSATAISSSAGAISSSTATWRSDRSGSFTIREGSSCDSGTIATTGSATANVDQGFLRSHTHFTSEGIKIYRICVTASNGLTGFVSVSLQRDDAAPVVTASPGAGSYGEATSVSLSCSDTGGSGCEQVAYAVQAGSAPSIPAIQGTTGTVSSGTLYASAIAMTDGAVTYMKFVARDKAGNVSSVNSQNYTVDTQVATITVNSHTAAINGSSYLSLSWQSSKAGAYQIRLGGSSCANGTALTNTGSNANVSGNVAATTDITSTIANSHFTEGDNTIRICVANLIGSFGSTSRTTNKDSTAPVVTMASPSGSGPFASGTQLQLSCSDTGGSGCDKIIYTLNGTEPTFDGSGAVTNGTVYSSPVALANGSNQVKYLARDVAGNISSGGNQSFDIVGPPDAPAFVEAQAGGTSAVVQWWHVTGATSYTVYYSTSPGVTTASTSFGPVTDPYVTITGLAGGTLYYFRVVASNAAGTSGVSLLEAGALTTAAPPGTSLIGNRIDVSAGQIIYEDYFPSMTIDDVNQKLYVSTLISNDEIRLIRCELNGTDCTFTVLSKVIPNSHFWSMRTRVVVDPINKKVLVVNNLGLQPGLFVCELNLSDCNFQDISVGQGYNSASLNSIKAIIDPINNKLLVIARNSTQNSLGLFRCDLSGINCIYRIITGSVYNSYNSLIIDNKNNKLLVVLPYDGLRYYLFRCNLDGTNCTNRNISTNLGTDSGYYPSISIDYVDSKLLVATADSGNSGKLNFTNCNLDGLSCSHSDISTQTGQGTHSGRTPILNIDYHNRKILIVTKNQANNYKPSLFRCDMDGKNCSHTDLFNFLGNESNVDAVLPASEPAAILDPKNGKLLVLSFSTFGGRKHSLLIW; from the coding sequence ATGCGAATCGAAAAACAAACTTTCCTTCTTGCCTTTCTCATTCTATTCACTCACAATTGTGTTCTGTTTTTACCCAATGGTGGTGGTGAAGCAGGCTTTAATCCATTTACCTTTCTTCTAGGTCTTGTTGGGGGTAATCCCGCTTCCTCTCAAAACCTAACTCCAGGTGCCACCATTGATCTGTCAGGTGATGGTAAAACAGACGGAACCTTTGTCGATTCTGATGGAGATGGTGTTTCTGATGGAATCAACCTTACCGGTGGAACCACTCCCAATTTAATCCTCATCGATACCAATGGGGATGGGATTCCCGATGCTGTTGATTCCAATGGTGACGGACTCCCTGATTATTATATTAGTCCAAACCCTCCTGGTTTTCTCACAACAGGACCTGGCGGAACAGGAAACCCTGTGGTCGTCATCGTGGATGCAAATGGCAATCCACTTGGCTTTGATACCGATGGAGATGGAACACCGAATGATACTGCGATTGTCACGATCCTTGGTGACACAACACCCCCAACTATCACCAGTTCCTTGTTAACTGGAACTTTTTCCACGACTCAAACCACAACTCTTACTTGTTCCGACAACAAAGCTCCAGGATCCATTGTTTATACTTTGGATGCATCGACTCCTAGTTTCTCTCCAAAACATGGAACCATCATTGCAAAATCTTCCAAGGCAGTTTCTCTTTCTACAGAAGGAAGTCATACCCTCCAAGCCATCTGTCGTGACTTAGCAGGAAATCTTTCTGCACCGATAAACATTGTTTATACGATTGATACTAAAATCCCTGCACTCACAATTGTAAGCCAATCGGCAACAGCTATCAGTTCTTCTGCAGGCGCAATATCTAGTTCTACTGCGACTTGGAGATCGGATCGCTCTGGGTCTTTCACTATTCGAGAAGGGAGTTCTTGTGATTCAGGAACCATTGCTACGACGGGATCTGCTACTGCCAATGTAGACCAGGGGTTTCTTCGTTCCCATACTCATTTTACAAGTGAAGGCATAAAGATATACCGCATCTGTGTAACCGCTTCGAATGGACTGACAGGATTTGTTTCTGTTAGTTTGCAACGAGATGATGCAGCACCGGTTGTCACAGCATCTCCTGGTGCGGGAAGTTATGGAGAAGCAACCTCTGTTTCTCTATCTTGTTCCGATACAGGTGGTTCTGGATGTGAGCAGGTTGCTTATGCTGTCCAAGCTGGTTCCGCACCGTCAATTCCTGCCATCCAAGGAACGACTGGAACGGTAAGTAGTGGAACTTTATACGCAAGCGCCATAGCCATGACCGATGGAGCTGTCACCTATATGAAGTTTGTGGCTCGAGACAAAGCGGGAAATGTTTCTAGTGTGAATTCTCAAAACTATACTGTGGACACACAAGTGGCCACGATCACCGTGAATTCTCACACGGCAGCCATCAATGGATCTTCGTATCTATCTTTAAGCTGGCAAAGTTCCAAAGCTGGAGCCTATCAGATCCGTTTGGGTGGATCTAGTTGTGCCAATGGTACGGCATTAACCAATACAGGCAGTAACGCCAATGTATCTGGAAATGTGGCTGCCACAACTGACATCACTTCCACGATTGCCAATTCTCATTTTACAGAAGGAGACAATACCATCCGTATTTGTGTCGCAAACCTAATTGGTAGTTTTGGATCCACCTCTCGTACGACAAACAAAGACAGTACAGCTCCTGTAGTTACGATGGCCTCTCCTTCTGGATCGGGACCATTTGCATCGGGAACCCAACTCCAACTCAGTTGTTCCGACACTGGCGGATCTGGATGCGATAAAATCATTTATACCTTGAATGGCACAGAACCCACGTTTGACGGTAGTGGTGCTGTGACCAATGGTACAGTGTATTCTTCTCCGGTGGCACTTGCCAATGGTAGCAACCAAGTGAAATACTTGGCTCGTGACGTAGCGGGAAACATCAGTTCAGGTGGAAATCAAAGTTTTGATATCGTTGGTCCTCCGGATGCTCCTGCTTTTGTAGAAGCGCAAGCGGGTGGAACCAGTGCTGTTGTGCAGTGGTGGCATGTGACTGGAGCCACATCGTACACAGTGTACTATAGCACAAGTCCCGGTGTAACAACGGCTTCCACTAGTTTTGGACCTGTGACAGATCCTTATGTAACAATTACTGGACTGGCAGGTGGGACATTGTATTACTTTCGAGTAGTTGCTAGTAATGCAGCTGGAACAAGCGGAGTTTCGTTGTTAGAAGCGGGGGCGTTAACGACCGCTGCACCACCAGGGACGAGTCTGATAGGTAATAGGATTGATGTTTCAGCAGGTCAAATAATATATGAAGATTATTTCCCAAGCATGACTATAGATGATGTAAATCAAAAACTGTATGTGTCGACATTGATATCTAATGATGAAATAAGATTAATTCGTTGTGAATTAAATGGTACAGATTGTACGTTTACTGTTTTGTCAAAAGTAATCCCAAACTCACATTTTTGGTCAATGAGAACAAGAGTTGTAGTAGATCCAATTAATAAGAAAGTTTTAGTGGTAAATAATCTAGGATTGCAGCCAGGTTTGTTTGTTTGTGAACTTAATTTATCAGATTGCAATTTTCAGGATATATCAGTTGGTCAAGGGTATAACTCTGCTTCACTCAATAGTATAAAAGCAATAATAGATCCTATAAACAATAAACTATTGGTTATTGCACGAAATTCAACTCAAAACTCCCTTGGGCTTTTTCGATGTGATTTATCAGGTATTAATTGCATATATAGGATTATAACTGGTTCAGTTTACAATTCATATAATAGTTTAATTATTGATAATAAAAATAACAAATTGTTGGTGGTGCTACCATATGACGGATTAAGATATTATTTATTTAGGTGCAATCTTGATGGAACAAATTGTACAAATAGAAATATTTCCACCAATCTAGGAACTGATTCTGGATATTACCCAAGTATTTCTATAGACTATGTTGATAGCAAGTTGTTAGTAGCTACGGCAGATTCAGGGAACAGTGGTAAACTAAATTTTACTAATTGTAATTTAGATGGATTAAGTTGTTCACATAGTGATATATCGACTCAAACTGGTCAAGGAACTCATTCAGGTCGAACACCAATTTTAAACATTGATTACCATAACAGAAAAATCTTAATTGTAACAAAAAATCAAGCTAACAATTATAAGCCGTCTTTGTTTCGATGCGATATGGATGGTAAAAATTGTTCGCATACTGATTTATTCAATTTCCTAGGTAATGAAAGTAATGTGGACGCCGTATTACCTGCATCTGAACCTGCTGCTATTTTAGATCCAAAGAATGGAAAACTTTTGGTTTTGTCTTTTTCTACTTTTGGTGGACGTAAGCATTCATTACTTATCTGGTAA
- a CDS encoding 1-acyl-sn-glycerol-3-phosphate acyltransferase: protein MKDLFIPPRFEIPIALGLDLGFPILSKLLFNIDGVVIDKEDELRLKEIKNKRLMYLSNQPSDLEPIIAYYVASKIGTRFHFMASRSIFNWGFGLVGELIKRVGAFSVISGSFNRSAIKTTKQILSEKDGKLVMYPEGMVSGENDNLVSFLPGVAQVSFWGLEAALEKDPNAELWIQPTFVKYKISGSRDSILADIETSLSRIERKLKLYPGGRTLLRRFLTVGRVMLEETEFELGIPRAETDGKDFDYRLGRARHTALNLAASILNVKFQESDNAIQKIRLLFTALDRLEAGVPLSTTPKHLTDQNIRRAKQLVDTAYAFIITKPKNLIQWPSAERLMEWICSFEKHIFGKTEMRPRKAHVVVGPAFSLAPYYQTYQSQKKDAIQSLLSEIRKQMELLMERGKKESEPLVPPYSVGLDLEIG, encoded by the coding sequence ATGAAAGACTTGTTTATTCCTCCGCGTTTTGAAATCCCAATTGCATTGGGATTGGATTTAGGTTTTCCCATTCTTTCTAAACTTCTCTTCAACATTGATGGGGTTGTGATAGATAAAGAAGATGAACTTCGCCTAAAAGAAATCAAAAACAAAAGGCTTATGTATCTTTCCAATCAACCAAGTGATTTGGAACCTATCATCGCATATTATGTTGCCAGCAAAATTGGAACACGATTTCATTTTATGGCTTCACGTAGCATTTTTAATTGGGGTTTTGGTTTGGTGGGAGAACTCATCAAACGTGTTGGGGCTTTTTCCGTAATTTCAGGATCTTTCAATCGTAGTGCAATCAAAACCACCAAACAGATATTATCCGAAAAAGATGGAAAACTGGTTATGTACCCGGAAGGAATGGTCTCTGGTGAAAATGATAATTTGGTATCATTTTTACCTGGAGTTGCACAAGTTTCTTTTTGGGGATTAGAAGCTGCTTTAGAAAAAGATCCCAATGCGGAATTATGGATCCAACCAACCTTTGTGAAATATAAAATTTCCGGCTCAAGGGATTCGATCCTAGCCGACATTGAAACTTCTCTTTCAAGAATCGAACGCAAATTAAAACTTTATCCAGGTGGAAGAACACTCCTTCGCCGATTTTTGACTGTGGGCCGAGTGATGTTAGAAGAAACTGAATTTGAACTGGGAATTCCAAGAGCTGAAACAGATGGGAAAGATTTTGATTATCGTTTGGGAAGGGCAAGACATACGGCTTTGAATTTGGCAGCTTCCATTTTAAATGTGAAGTTTCAAGAATCAGACAATGCCATTCAAAAGATTCGATTGTTATTCACTGCCTTGGATCGATTAGAAGCAGGGGTTCCTCTTTCTACAACTCCAAAACACCTAACAGATCAGAATATCCGTCGTGCCAAACAATTGGTGGATACTGCCTATGCGTTTATCATTACCAAACCAAAAAATTTAATCCAATGGCCATCTGCGGAACGTTTGATGGAATGGATTTGTAGTTTTGAAAAACATATTTTTGGAAAAACAGAAATGAGACCACGAAAGGCTCATGTGGTAGTTGGTCCTGCGTTTTCACTCGCACCATACTATCAAACGTATCAGTCTCAAAAAAAAGATGCCATTCAAAGTTTACTTTCAGAAATTCGCAAACAAATGGAATTACTGATGGAACGAGGCAAAAAAGAAAGTGAGCCTTTGGTTCCTCCGTATTCGGTGGGACTCGATTTGGAAATTGGTTAG
- a CDS encoding phosphate ABC transporter substrate-binding protein, with protein MKNLSLLFYILITINFVACKDKQTLKVAGSETMNSMMRYLGAEYEKVNSNVRVTVEGGGSESGIDRLRKGEIDMAVSSRDLNQAEFDDLRKTGNLEKVRLAYDGVALVVNPKNSVSKLDLAQTSDIFSGKIKNWKEVGGVDAPISIVIRNDKSGTQDYFQNHILKRKDLGLNEFNEYKSNVFSKDAKIVKDNSEMSKFIQENPNSIGYMGMGSALVDNKDKLKALDYAKIKKDPYISPSVRNVYDRKYKLARELFIIYKTDQGDKIDAFVTFLTSEQGQVAVLQSGYLRASLPEVEVSAEPVK; from the coding sequence ATGAAAAACCTTTCTCTGCTTTTTTACATTTTGATTACAATCAACTTTGTCGCTTGTAAGGACAAACAAACCTTAAAAGTTGCAGGTTCCGAAACTATGAACAGTATGATGCGTTATTTAGGAGCTGAATATGAAAAGGTAAACTCTAATGTTCGTGTAACAGTCGAAGGTGGTGGATCCGAATCAGGAATTGACAGATTACGAAAAGGTGAGATCGATATGGCAGTTTCCTCTCGCGATTTAAACCAAGCTGAATTCGATGACCTTCGTAAAACGGGAAACTTAGAAAAAGTAAGATTGGCTTACGATGGTGTTGCTCTTGTTGTGAATCCAAAAAATTCTGTTTCAAAACTTGACTTGGCCCAAACTTCCGATATCTTTTCTGGAAAAATTAAAAATTGGAAAGAAGTTGGTGGAGTTGATGCCCCCATTTCGATTGTGATTCGGAATGATAAATCGGGAACTCAGGATTATTTCCAAAATCATATTCTCAAACGAAAGGATTTGGGTTTAAATGAGTTTAACGAATATAAATCCAATGTTTTTTCAAAAGATGCAAAAATCGTAAAAGACAATTCTGAAATGTCAAAATTCATCCAAGAAAATCCAAATAGCATTGGTTATATGGGTATGGGGTCAGCTCTTGTCGACAATAAAGACAAATTAAAGGCACTTGATTACGCAAAAATCAAAAAAGATCCTTATATTTCTCCTTCCGTTAGAAACGTATATGACAGAAAATATAAACTGGCACGTGAGTTATTTATCATTTATAAAACTGACCAAGGTGATAAAATTGATGCCTTTGTTACTTTTCTTACCAGCGAACAAGGGCAGGTTGCCGTTTTACAATCTGGATATTTAAGAGCATCACTTCCAGAAGTAGAAGTTTCTGCAGAGCCGGTGAAGTAG
- a CDS encoding NHL repeat-containing protein, translating into MQIPYKLKSLFLLFPILISSFCKPESLNNFCDPKSDSYLSSLFFQSATTAESHYCGNNLVNVPPFEYKFSKYRLYLNFPVSIIPRYKSNSSYSVQGTLPVGLSFDSFSGEIKGTTAAITENTPITITRSNPGYAVFTITLQVVDTSATMVYGQYGSFTCGSTYNTGACAISAVASSQNLSAPYWVTVDTSGGVYISGVNRVQYYPPNINISSRVYGQFGDSTCDVINRASAGTCAGTAVSENSLNSVRGIGIDQDNGLYAADMGNNRILHFPKNTSIPSAVYGQPGYTSSSAGLASATTLSTPMGVIHAPDGGVYTSESAYHRVLYFPAGSTTATRVYGQPDLTSSSFGCSNIKMSSPNGMVLDSEGGLYISDNGNSRILYFPPGSTTATRVYGQPDFITCGGGSSGPTSLSGPTGLALDQSDNLFVSDSGNNRVVMYPRTTQTEGIAAVAVFGQFNDLICSVANNGGSCNAGVIGPKSLYSPTGIFFNKFGQLYIADRMNHRVLVY; encoded by the coding sequence ATGCAAATTCCATACAAACTCAAAAGTTTATTTTTATTATTCCCAATTTTAATATCGAGCTTTTGTAAACCGGAATCTCTCAATAACTTCTGTGATCCAAAATCAGATTCCTATCTTTCCTCTTTATTTTTCCAATCGGCCACTACCGCTGAGTCCCACTACTGTGGAAATAATCTAGTAAATGTTCCCCCATTTGAGTATAAATTTTCAAAATACCGATTGTATCTAAACTTTCCAGTTTCCATCATTCCTAGATATAAATCTAATTCTAGTTATTCGGTGCAAGGAACATTACCTGTCGGGCTTAGTTTTGATTCATTTTCGGGAGAAATTAAAGGTACCACTGCTGCAATCACAGAAAATACTCCTATTACCATTACAAGAAGTAATCCCGGATATGCCGTTTTTACCATCACACTTCAAGTTGTAGATACAAGTGCAACCATGGTCTATGGACAATACGGGTCATTTACTTGTGGTTCTACTTATAATACAGGGGCTTGTGCAATCAGTGCCGTTGCATCTAGCCAAAATCTAAGCGCCCCTTATTGGGTGACTGTGGATACCTCAGGAGGCGTTTATATTTCCGGAGTGAACCGCGTCCAATACTATCCACCTAACATAAATATATCTTCTAGAGTGTACGGACAATTTGGTGATTCTACTTGTGATGTGATCAATAGAGCCTCCGCAGGAACCTGTGCTGGTACTGCTGTGAGTGAAAATTCCCTAAATAGTGTTCGCGGAATAGGAATTGACCAAGACAACGGATTGTATGCAGCGGATATGGGAAACAATCGCATTTTGCATTTTCCCAAAAACACTTCGATTCCCTCTGCAGTTTATGGACAACCTGGGTATACTAGTTCTTCGGCAGGACTTGCTAGTGCTACTACCTTAAGTACCCCAATGGGAGTGATCCATGCTCCCGACGGAGGAGTGTATACTTCTGAATCTGCATACCATCGTGTCCTTTACTTTCCCGCCGGTTCCACTACGGCTACTCGTGTTTATGGACAACCAGATTTGACCTCTAGTTCATTTGGATGTTCCAATATAAAAATGAGTAGTCCAAACGGAATGGTTTTAGATTCCGAAGGTGGATTGTACATCTCCGATAATGGCAATAGCAGAATCCTATATTTTCCCCCAGGATCCACAACCGCCACCCGAGTGTATGGCCAACCAGATTTTATCACATGCGGTGGTGGTAGTTCAGGTCCAACAAGTCTTTCTGGTCCGACTGGATTAGCTTTAGACCAAAGTGATAATCTTTTTGTATCAGATTCGGGTAACAACCGTGTGGTGATGTATCCGAGGACTACCCAAACAGAAGGGATTGCCGCTGTCGCAGTTTTTGGTCAGTTCAATGATCTAATCTGTTCTGTGGCAAACAATGGAGGAAGTTGTAATGCAGGAGTCATTGGACCTAAAAGTCTATATTCCCCTACTGGAATTTTTTTCAACAAATTCGGCCAACTGTACATAGCGGACCGAATGAATCATAGAGTTTTAGTTTACTAA
- a CDS encoding OmpA family protein — translation MTFRRLVFYSFVTILPMAMASADPQSKTSFQWKWKENQVLELNEYHDVFFRVGTKTVEREDKNRVVMKPKKCSTDSCLVNAWFDTYLRYGKTSGPFWKDKEFLSDFTLFRNGRYEVPNEFIMPNLRSFPSFPDTAVSVSDVWKLPAEESFDFNSERIRVKVVPEYTFQGVFPWSEGNYKGNCEKITYTYPIFYNKPDGEKMVPNVPYKIFGFASGTVFFNASRGVPEFKEVKLSYTFIYPNGTVQEANFHIKGVYFLRNQINAKDKESIREDILEDLIVGYTGDLNGTKIGDPSKDKTNGKLPNEENLGRITDTGEIPSPEKKTDPKNLPVSVRTSEDGIVFSLDSILFDFNDSKLKPEAETAVTKIAEILKKYPDREIRVSGHTDNIGKKEYNQKLSEDRAKSVLHSLVDLHKMDEKHISFKGYADEVPIVPNDTEENRHKNRRVEITLVLD, via the coding sequence ATGACCTTCCGCCGATTGGTATTTTATAGTTTTGTAACAATTCTTCCGATGGCCATGGCCTCGGCCGACCCGCAGTCCAAAACCTCTTTCCAGTGGAAATGGAAGGAAAACCAAGTATTGGAACTAAACGAATACCACGATGTATTTTTCCGCGTTGGTACAAAAACAGTGGAAAGAGAAGATAAAAACAGAGTGGTCATGAAACCTAAAAAATGTTCAACTGACTCTTGTTTGGTGAATGCATGGTTTGATACCTATCTTCGTTACGGAAAAACGTCTGGACCTTTCTGGAAAGACAAAGAATTTTTATCAGATTTCACTCTCTTTCGTAATGGCCGTTACGAAGTTCCTAATGAATTTATCATGCCAAACCTTCGCAGTTTTCCTAGTTTTCCGGATACAGCAGTTTCTGTTTCCGATGTATGGAAATTACCAGCAGAAGAATCGTTTGATTTTAATTCTGAACGCATCCGAGTCAAAGTGGTTCCCGAATATACCTTCCAAGGAGTCTTTCCTTGGTCAGAAGGAAATTATAAAGGCAATTGTGAGAAGATCACCTATACCTATCCGATTTTTTATAACAAACCCGATGGGGAAAAGATGGTACCAAATGTTCCGTATAAAATTTTTGGATTTGCATCAGGAACCGTTTTTTTTAATGCCAGCCGCGGTGTTCCCGAGTTTAAAGAAGTAAAATTATCATACACATTCATCTATCCCAATGGAACGGTTCAAGAAGCAAATTTTCATATCAAAGGAGTGTATTTTCTTCGTAACCAAATCAATGCAAAAGATAAAGAATCCATTCGAGAAGATATACTTGAAGATTTAATTGTAGGATATACCGGTGATTTGAATGGAACAAAAATCGGTGATCCATCAAAAGATAAAACCAACGGAAAATTACCAAATGAAGAAAACTTAGGAAGGATTACTGATACGGGAGAAATCCCTTCTCCTGAGAAAAAAACCGATCCAAAAAACCTTCCCGTTTCCGTTCGAACTTCCGAGGATGGAATTGTTTTCTCTTTGGATTCTATTTTGTTTGATTTTAACGATAGCAAACTAAAACCCGAAGCAGAAACCGCAGTAACAAAAATTGCGGAGATCCTAAAAAAATATCCTGACAGAGAAATTCGAGTTTCCGGTCATACAGACAATATTGGAAAAAAAGAATACAACCAAAAACTATCAGAAGACAGAGCAAAGTCCGTACTTCATTCGTTAGTTGATCTTCATAAGATGGACGAAAAACATATTTCCTTCAAAGGGTATGCTGACGAAGTACCAATCGTACCCAATGATACAGAAGAGAACCGGCATAAAAACCGCAGAGTAGAAATTACTTTAGTTTTGGACTAA